agttaaaaatactttgtAGTATTTAATTCTGTAGTTTGAAATGTCGACTGTTTGCTTCCAGTTGTTGAAATCCTCAATTGTGAAAAACGAGTGGACCTGGTTATTAGACTTATTGGTCACTTTAATAATTGGGGTAATGAACTCCTTTATGAATCCGTTGAATTGTATGAGTTTAGGCCAAAAGTTGTGGAACATGTTAATCAGGAGACCTTTAATGTGTGAGCCATCATAGTCTTGATCGGTCATTATCATTATGCTTCCGTACCGCAAGCCTGACGAATCTTGCCTTAGCTTATTGGTGATGTCAAGTCCCATAATCTTAAGTATATTTTGTACTTCAATGTTCTGAGTTAGCTGCTTGTAAGAAGCTTCACGAACATTTAACAGCTTACCCTTCAATGGGAACACACCGTATTTATCCCTGCCTACAACCGACAAACCTGCCAAACATGATGTTTTGGCTGAATCTCCTTCTGTCAGTATCAGTGTACACTCTGTCGCGTATCTCGTTCCAGCCTTGTTTGCATCTTCAAGCTTTGGTATACCAAACAACTTATCGTTACCCTTGGCCACCTTCATTTTCTTCTTCAGCTCAATGTTTGTTTTTTCGTGCAGCCAACTTAGAATGTTATCAAAAATCTTACTCTTGAGGACTTGGTTGAGTGTCTTATCCGACATTGTGTACTTACTACCAAACTTTACTATTTTCGTAGTCAAAGTttcctaaaatttatttataatggaattaattaaatagttACATACAAACTAAAAATGTTGGGATATAATACCTTGGTTTGTGAGTCGAACGATGGGTTTACGATTTGACagttaataaaaacaaaGATGTGGTTCTTGATTTGATTTGGCTTTAACTCGATTCCGCCTTTATTTTTTGAGTTAACCTTCTTGGTTAAAGACTGTACTAAGGGGTCGACTACATGTGAAACGTGTGTTCCTCCTTTAATTGTGTTTATGCTATTTACGAATGATACTTGTCTGAAGCCATCCTCTGAGGTACTGATTACTACTTCCCAGCGGTACATTTTCTCATAAATTTTGACAATTTCCGTGGCGTCCTCAGGAAGGTAAAGGTTAACATAGTCCTTAAAGTCCTTTACCTTTATCCTTTCATTGTTTAAAAACACCTTGACTCCAAGCGTACCTGCCATATCGTAGACCCTCTTCTTCAAGACCTTGTAGGTTCCTTCATCCAACTCAGTTAAGTTGAAGCGTGAGTAGTCTGGTATgaatgttattttaacgAAGTCAGGGCCCATATATGACTCGATTTGAGCTGGAGATTTCGTCTTGGTCATGTTATCACACCAGGTCATTTTAAACTTCTTCTTGGTTTTCTTGTTTCCTACAACAACGGTAAATGTCTTTGAGAAGATATTGGCGAGTTTTGCCCCGAAACCGTTCCTTCCTCCAGTTACACGCTCCTCTGAGTCGTCGTAGTTATCACTCGTTAAGAGCTCACCAAAAATCAGCTGAGGCACGTACATCTTATGCTCATTATGGATCTGTATTGGTATTGGCTCACCGTCATTGTATACCACTATTGCTCCTGTTCCACGGTCTATTGTAACCTTAATGCAGGTCATTTTTTCCAAGGTAGGGTCGCTCAGTTGACGTGCGTACACATCTGCTGCATTTACCAAGAGCTCatcgaaaattttatatagaCCTGGCACGTAGTCTATAGTTTCGTACACCATTCTGTTTTTTTCTTCGTCGAAGACCCACATCTGCTGATTATTGAGCTCCGTGCTTCCGATATATGTATCGGGTCGAAGCAAAATGTGCTCGAGCTGTGTCTTCTTCTGGTATCGCTCTTCAACCGTCTTTGCCTTTCCCATTagtgtatattaaaaattaattgtgTTTAAATTGATAGGAGGCCGGTACTATACTGCtttcttaaaattagtgtgtaaatcTGGATTTAAATTCACCAAATTTAGGGAAAttatgatttaaatttaaaaaatatttgcATTTTCCACTGTTTTACGATCATTGGACTATATAGATgctaaaatttaataaaatccTGGCTTCTCAAGAATCACAGGTAAACATTGAAAATTTCCAGTAAAATTGTTTGTTCTATCTAATTATAGATTTTTGGAATCTAAAACATAGGAAGCACAGAACTGACAAATaatagaaaataaaaaggtGTGCGAGCCGTACCACATAACACACATACGAATggatatatatttaaattgaaaaaaaattaatttaacaatttgctaccattaatttaaatctgctgaaattatccaatttctttaaattttccCTCTTTATTATAACGTTTACACCAACTTTATCCATGGAATCTGGCTGAGAGTGCTCCTTTACCTTTTCCACACTAGTGGCttcattatataaattttttagcAAATTAGCCAATAAATTCggtttattttcatttgtGTAATAGTGAATTAAATCAAAGCACACGTAGCCTACTCCCAAATGCTTCAACATCCTAAGTTGTGCGTATTTGTGtagttttaacatttttttactTGTTTTATAAAAGTCGTCGAATAGTAACACTATTGCCATGCGcctattattaatttcaacCGATATTGGcaactttaaattatttactaaagTATTTTTGCCTAGTTTAACAATTGGGTCATGTTTTGCCAGAAACTCCTCAAAATCACTTGAAAATTCCTTATATACATCCTTAAAACTAATTCTCTTAAggttatttacataatttaactcATGTGTTCCAAATATATCGATATTTTCAGAGGGTGAACCAGTTAATAACATGTTTATGTACGACAGATCAATATTCTTCGCattgttttttaaatgttCTATAATACCTTCATCTATATTCTTTAGCGATAAGAATTTTAGTATTGAAACATCCAGAAGCAAATCCGCTGAGTCATTTTCATCCTTAACTTGATACAGGTGTTCAAGTATGGGATCTATAAACTGTAGGAATCCTAATGATACATATGAGTGAAAAAAGGTATAAATCTGGTTTTCAGTTAGATTTTCACATCTACACTCTATTGTTGACAGTCTTCTTTCCAAAGCTGTTGATTTAATGCCGAAAAGAGTTGATACCGCTGCGATTAGTGCAAGGTCGCTTAGTTTCATTATTCTTGGTGtttttgaaattaaaactGCCACTAGATTCCTTGCATCCTCACTTACACAATTCCTCTCCTTTATCTTTTCCAGAACCGATAATAATTGTGAAAGTGTGTAGGTCTCCCACTGGTGTTCTCTGCTCAACTTGTCACATAATCTTCTAAACACTAACTCAAGACTATCATCTGAACGATCCAAAAGcttaataaagttaatagAGTCAATAATTGACATTTGTTTTATTCTGTAAACTAATTCCTCCTTAATTACgttctttaaattatccatCTCTTCATAAGTTACGAAACTAATAAGGTTGCTTTCTTCATTCATCTGTTTGGTTGTAGTGTGTAACACGTGATATAGGATTAGTAGTTCACGTGTTTGAAATGATAACttattttgtaatatttgGTTGTTCAGCTTATAAAACTTTAGGatgttattatatattctGCCATTTACATTATCTTCGTTTGAAAAAATGTCTTCTGTACTAAACTCACTAGTGTCACCAGTGCATACAGAATTGAATAGCAGGTTTAGATAAGAGCgatataaatataacaaGTCAGTAGGGTTCATTTTCAATAGCACATCAGAGCATTTTGACAAGAGGGTTATGATAACGTCCGATAGTATGATTTGTTCGTAATCATTTGCGATAATGGGAGTTAATTTAGGTTCCAAAGGTGAgcttaatttttttaccctATTAGGTTGATCCCTATCCTTTAGAATTATTAATCGGGAATATGAATAAAGTAAAAGGGTTAGTGTGTGAGGGTTTTCGATGTACTTAATTCTACTTGATAAAATGAGAGAgcatttaacaaatatctCCTTCAGGTTACAAATTCTAAGCTCCAATAAGCTATTTAAAAGAAGTGATACatcctaaaaataatacaaatCCATAATTTTACCTTCTCAGAGATCTTGTTTGTCAATTTCTCTATCAATACTTTGTTTAGACTATCAAATACAAACTCGTTAAAAGTGGTAAGCTTCACAAGACTATTGTACAAAACTGCTATATCCCTTACTGTGTAGTTGGCAACATCGCGAAGAACTGACTAAAAGTAATTGGTTTAGTTACATACTACTGAAATTTACCTGTAATAGAAAGTCGTAAAactgtttattatttcttCTCACTAGAGAAAATGAGGAGAAAATTAGTGATATATCAGTTGGTGTGAATTTGTCAACCTTATCAACAGCAGttttatctttaaaatCTGGTGAATCAGTATATTTAGTGGTCCTTTCACATACTTCATACATAAATTGGTTCCAAATAACGTTCATTCTGAGATTCTTCCTGGAAGCCTCCTGGATTTCCTTCCTTAGTTCAAGGCACGATAAATTACTGAGGCGtttctacacatttgaaaattaataaaatataagtaaaattaagttacCAGAGTAGGAGCTGAAAGAATCCTGGAGGCTACAGGAAGTAAATTAaccataaattataaaatatccgatttttggaatattatatacaaatattGTAGTCATCTCATGGAATAAGTCTGAAGAAATATAGTTTATAAGGGTATATGTGCatatattacaataataattgttaatcAGTGACAACAGATGTGTATGTGATTGTACCGCTTCGAGTGGTGAATGGGGGTAGGTATTTTGAAGGTCGAAAAGAAGGCCATCCTTGCGGAAGGGGCATTCTCGTTGCAAGTGACGCCTAGCGGATGCGCGATAATTGCTAGTTGAAAACTACTCCAATTCCCGACTTTCATTACGCAAGTTTTGAAAGCAATTTTTGTGGCCCTTAGGGGCTAactattaaaataactcaaaTTTTTCTAGATAATACTTTATATATTCCCTtatgttttatattttatctatCGGTTTTTATATCCatgttatatataaatttagttttGCCCTTATCTTCTTACTCATGCTACCGACGGTTATGTACCTTACATGTTATTTATGtcagtatatttatatttctaTCCATTCACTGATGTGTAATTAATAAGTATATTTTTgtacattaaaaaatagtAAATGGTATTATGAATAATGCTAATGATTGGTACATAAACGCCGAAAGAGATGAGGAATATGGAGATAGAACACATCTACTCCAGCAGTCCAGAGCCCTTGACGAATcgttaaataatttagcACAGTCAAGAAGGTGAGAAATAAAAGTTAACAAAATTGATTTAGTGTTTTAAACGATACAAATGAACTCGGCGCAAATGTAATGTCCAAGTTACTCAACCAAAGAGATAGTATTATAAGAACAAAACAACTGGTAAggaaataaatataaaataactaagaTTAATTCATGGTTAGATAAGCGACACCCAAAATATACAACATGAAACCAGAGATATTATTACATCTATCGGAAGATCGGAGTTCTATACCCGAGTTCTCATGTACTTCACCGTAGTGATGCTAGTTTTGGcaataattttcattataatttataaaatacttaagAAATAAGCTCGGCTGTAAACGattttaaatatgataaCGCAATACACCATACacataaatttataatattcacTTTAtgttttcattaattttatttggAAAAAATGGGACAGGAAAGAATCCCCTGTGAATTTGACGAATCCTACTCGGAAAGGTTCGTTACGGCCGGAGAAGGATACAAGAGTCAGTATTACCTTAGAAGCATGTCGAAGCTCCAATCcatgaaaaaattattgcTTGAAACCATAAAAACAAAATGGTCAAACCTAAAAATTAGTGAATCTGATCCGGAAGCCTATAAATTAGTGGAATCCATCAACTATGTTAAGGTGGGACAATAGTGTGTAATTCCATTTAACTATAAAGTGTTAACATGATAAATTTAGGGCAAGTGTGTAGTAATAGGGACGGTTTTTAAGCAAATGAAGTATCATCCGACACCCTTGGATGAATATATACAAAAGTTTGATATTAAGGTGCGGAATAATCACTAGTTAATGTGGAATATGTGTATTAGGTTGAGGAAAAATCAGAATATACAGATGATGAGGATTACTTATTCCTGGAAGACCATACTCAGCGTTTAATTCTTGTAGGAAATTGCATAAACCCTCACAAATTCGTATCCGGActggtattttttaccgTCGACACTTTTATTCTTAATAATTCAGGTAATTGCAGTTAGAGGATACATGAATGATGAGAATAAATTCGTTACTGAGGATTACACACTCCCAGAAATTCCAGATTCATTGACCCTTTACAACATAAAGCAGGAAGAGGAGAAGTTTATCGCACTTATAAGCGGTATTTGACCTTGATAAACtagttttttatttaagaTTAGGGCTTGAAATGAGCGGAAATGAGCTAAATTACAAGAGTTTGTTACTGTTGCAGAACTTTTTACTTGGAGAAAggtatttattaaatatttttttacacatttttagtAATAGTGAATACAACAAAAGACTAGTAAGACTAGTAGTGGCAGGGAATGGAATTGGGAGATGTGATACTGAGTGAGATTTCCtaaatttagttattattCACTAATGAGATTAGATTGAGCtgattaatatattaataggTCTTTGAAAAAATCTGACCTGTTCTACGCACAATTGGCATCTACAATTAACGTCGATCTTATGCCAGGTAATTTATAAcacatataaataatagatAGTGTGTTTTTTCATTTGATGGTCTTAAATTTTTGATTAGGGTCACTGGATCCAACCAACAGTAACCTGCCTCAGCAAGTAATTAATCCGATTCTGATGGAAAATAGCAGAAGATATGGTACTTTCAGGTCCACAACTAACCCCTACTTCTTCTCAATTGACGGAGTTTGTTGataaataactttatttattctgGAAGTCAGCTACTTATTTCAATGGATGTCAATGAACTCaagttataatttattaggtTAGATTTCTAGGTTTATCAGGCCAAACAGTGGAAGATATCTGTAAATTCAGCAGACTTTCAGAAattggtaatttttatcaaactCATTCCATGTAGATGCACTGAAGCTAGTTGCAAGTTCAAGGTGCATTGCTCCTACAGGAACTGATAGCCTTCCGTAAGTTTATCCTACACATTTCctctaaattaatttatttacattctgacataatttaatacatGTTAAGTGTGGTATAACTAGagtttattaataataacgTAGGATACACTCTGAGTTGGATGTGTTCAACCTTACAGAAGATTCCGAGTATCCACATGTTTTTTTTACGGGAAACTGTAAAGAGTTTGAAGTAGGAGATTTTGGAACCTCAGGATCCACAAAACTGCCAAAATTAGTCTGCGTGCCTTCCTTTAAGAGGGATCCCACGCTGGTGCTCATTTCTCTGAGGACCTTGGAAGTTACAcccttaaaattaacataaattattttaattttcatctaaattaatttttttacattttaaagttatatAGACatgaatttattacatGTGCACTTTATGGCATTACGCCCTTAGTTTTAAGCCAGGGATCGGatttttaagttttaaccctaatttttaattaattcaCGTGAAAATTgtagaatttttaaacgaatttttaaattatttgattttttctTTATTTAAACCGTTTTAACTAATATGTGTAAGATATTTGAACCCTAAACGAGCCAAAATGTCGTTGAGCTTCGATAGTTACCACGGACACAGCCCGGtttatagtaattttaacgAATACAAAGGAGACGCTATTTCAGAttcaaatttgaattatGCCGGAAACTCAAATGATTTATCGAACAAGGTTAGAAGTTACATTTCTATAATTTCCTTATTTTTCTAATGTgtaactaataaatttgtagatAAACGAGAATAGTCTAGTGGAGTTGACTTTAAACCTTGAGAGGGAGCGGGAGACTTATTTGGAGGCTGTTGCTGTCCTACATGACCAACTGCGCGAATCCCACGAGCAGTGCCAGCAACTTGTAAACTCTCATGCCGAACTGACTAGGGAACTTGAAGCTGAGGTTGACGATGGCTGGAAGGAGGCCAAACACTGGCAAGATAAGTATTACAAGAGTTGCAGGATAATGAAGGCTGCCGGTATTGACGTTAACAAGTACCCTAACCTGTCAGTGGTTGGAAGTCCTGATAATGAAGCCACTAACATTTCAAGTGTTAGTACAAGTGGAAATGACCTCAATGACTACCCAGCTGAGAATTTTAACGGAACCTGGGTCTACACACTCTCTGACAACTTTGAGGATCTCGAGACCCTCGCTAATATTCATAGTCTTTCTAACAATAACTTTCCTCTAACTGAAGCTGAAGCGAAAATGAGGGAGAAGGTAAAGAATGCATGGATAAATCTCAAGACTCCCAGAAGATTCTCAAATCACTACCAAGTTCCTGAATATATGCGTGAAACCAACTCTGAACCACTATCAAAAATACTCGAACTACTTAAATACGTTGATTACTAACTTTAAAAGGATGATAACACCACTAGTAATCTAATGAGTTTGGTgaaaatactattaaagGAATGAGTCTGTTgaaaatactattaatctATTGAGTATCTTAaattaaactttaaattacaggttatttaaaaattgaagTGAAATTGAGGCGACTTTACTCCAGAAGGCTTTCTGTAGATGAACTGGTAACTGAAGCGAAAGGTTTAAAAAATCCTTTTGGAGTAAGTCACAGGCTCTCTTCATGGGTGCTGGATCCTCATTACCATATACGTTTTTACTTGAGTACTCAACTTGACCGTCAGAGAAGAACAAGTTTACTGAAATACACGTTTTAATATCCTCAGAATCATCTAAACATACATATCACAGTatcattaaatatataacttaACTTGTAATTTTGAACAAATATGGTACTACCTTCTGGAAATAGCGAGTGTACACCATGAGACCATGCTGCAGGTATGAACAAAACGTCCCCCGGGTTCAAAACTGTTTTGTAAGCAACCTTATAGGCAGATAGAAGCTCAGAATTTGCACATTCCATATCGAGTTTACAAATATTCTACAAAATCATTTATAAAAACTAGTGTTTCATACCCTGTAAGGTGAAGAGGTGTCCGTTATTGACAACTTATGTAAAGTAGATGGAGGGAACAAAATAACAAGTTTACTGCCATGAATTTGGAACAGAAAgttctgaaaataaatttaaaatgaataaaaaatacgtCCATGGCATCGTAATGGGTCCAGAGTTCTACTCCAGGCTGCGATATCCTAAAAACTGTCGAGTGGATATGCGTTGAAGAGCCATTGAGGATTTGTGTGATTTCAGGTGGTATCTTGAAAGTCTCTTCCAAATAAGGATGAACTGAAGAAAGGTTTGATGGGTCCTTTCTCGGTCTTTCACCCAATGATCTGTAATATAGATACTCTCGGTCTCCATTTAAACACTTTTGAGATTCTTGAATCCGACAAAACATCTCTGAAAAGGTCATGTACTcatatttgaaatttttagaGACAAAATTCAGGTTTGGGTCAGTTGAAACATGAACTGAAACTCTTCTGTCGCTCAGAATGGACTTCAAACGGTCTGGTTTCCATTCTTCAAGACATGAACCCAAATCATCAGAAGTATATCCTGCGAAAAATGAAGTTAtggaataaatttacatataaaataaactgGATTCTatgaattataaataattaaatgtaCCTGAGATTTTAAAAGGAGTGGAATCCTTAATTAAACCCCTAAAATCTGAATTCCTGGATATGGAAGCAACTTCCTTCATGAATTTAACAATacattgataaatttattaaatatattacaggtaaaaaattaaatttttaaaattgcAAGGAGTTGCGATGGTTGCGaataaaacataattttaacctaAAAAAATACGCCCTGTTTTGGTTCAAGGTAATCATCCCAACAACCATGAGGATTTAGTAAGCTATTACAGGTTCTTTTCTTTACAAAATTTCTTGACCCTGGTTTATCCTCCTCAAACTTGCTTGAAATGATTCTGTTATcttttaaatgtgtatcGACCTTCAGGTGTCTTGTCCCCTCTTCTGTGTCCCAAATGTACACTATCCTTTCAAGAGTATCTGGAATCTCATGAACAATATGATTATTAAGGGTAACTTTGCCTATCTTAGAGTCGTGTAATGAGTCTTTGACTTTTATAACTCTAACATCATgttttttatcataataACTGTGTACATTTTCGTGTAAATCCTCTCCATTTAAATCTAAATCAAAAGAAGACTTCTCTAGTGGACGGTAAGTTTTTGGAGCCACTTCAACATATTCAGAAACCCATGTTTCTTTTGCAGATTCAGTTAACACCCTAACTATTTTTTGAACCTTGGACGTGTCAACAGTGATGTGCCTTGACTTATATTTACAGTCACCCTTTTCAACTAGGTCCCCTAATTTTACTGCTCCTAAAACATACTTTTCCGGATCAGAAACCTTAAttactaaaaaatttttcCTTTTTAGACATTTTATCCTTGCGTCCCTCACGTTGGAATCCAATGAAAACTCAACGCACTCTAATTTATCCATTGATAACCCAAAACTGAAGCCTGAAATGAGTaagaaaaaaattaacatcATCGTTATATtcttaaattaataaatgtgtgaCTAGACTGCCTAAACTTTTCAGTACAGCATCTGCCACTTGGCCACTTTTCGTAATATTTCTGTACTTCTTCACATTTTTTCACCGAAATTGATTTTGTCTATTCATTCTCGGCattgttattttaactaCAGGTGTTCTTTCTTTATTATGATTTTGAGGCTTACATACTCCTCTTATGGGCTTAACAATGATTTCAGT
Above is a window of Theileria parva strain Muguga chromosome 2, complete sequence, whole genome shotgun sequence DNA encoding:
- a CDS encoding putative integral membrane protein — encoded protein: MNNANDWYINAERDEEYGDRTHLLQQSRALDESLNNLAQSRSVLNDTNELGANVMSKLLNQRDSIIRTKQLISDTQNIQHETRDIITSIGRSEFYTRVLMYFTVVMLVLAIIFIIIYKILKK
- the TYW5 gene encoding Cupin-like domain protein, with the translated sequence MKEVASISRNSDFRGLIKDSTPFKISGYTSDDLGSCLEEWKPDRLKSILSDRRVSVHVSTDPNLNFVSKNFKYEYMTFSEMFCRIQESQKCLNGDREYLYYRSLGERPRKDPSNLSSVHPYLEETFKIPPEITQILNGSSTHIHSTVFRISQPGVELWTHYDAMDNFLFQIHGSKLVILFPPSTLHKLSITDTSSPYRNICKLDMECANSELLSAYKVAYKTVLNPGDVLFIPAAWSHGVHSLFPEDDSEDIKTCISVNLFFSDGQVEYSSKNVYGNEDPAPMKRACDLLQKDFLNLSLQLPVHLQKAFWSKVASISLQFLNNL
- the POLD2 gene encoding DNA polymerase alpha/epsilon subunit B family protein, coding for MGQERIPCEFDESYSERFVTAGEGYKSQYYLRSMSKLQSMKKLLLETIKTKWSNLKISESDPEAYKLVESINYVKGKCVVIGTVFKQMKYHPTPLDEYIQKFDIKVEEKSEYTDDEDYLFLEDHTQRLILVGNCINPHKFVSGLVIAVRGYMNDENKFVTEDYTLPEIPDSLTLYNIKQEEEKFIALISGLEMSGNELNYKSLLLLQNFLLGESNSEYNKRLVRLVVAGNGIGRCDTESLKKSDLFYAQLASTINVDLMPGSLDPTNSNLPQQVINPILMENSRRYGTFRSTTNPYFFSIDGVRFLGLSGQTVEDICKFSRLSEIDALKLVASSRCIAPTGTDSLPIHSELDVFNLTEDSEYPHVFFTGNCKEFEVGDFGTSGSTKLPKLVCVPSFKRDPTLVLISLRTLEVTPLKLT